From a region of the Castor canadensis chromosome 7, mCasCan1.hap1v2, whole genome shotgun sequence genome:
- the Smim1 gene encoding small integral membrane protein 1, translating into MQPQESSVHYSRWDDGSRDEVSMTAASSIEETSWRRICRKLCTGKLGIAMKVLGGVALFWAIFILGYVTGYYVHKCK; encoded by the exons ATGCAACCCCAGGAAAGCAGCGTCCACTACAGTAGGTGGGATGATGGCAGCAGGGATGAAGTCAGCATGACAGCGGCGTCCAGCATTGAggagacttcctggaggag GATCTGCAGAAAACTGTGCACGGGCAAGCTGGGCATCGCCATGAAGGTGCTGGGTGGAGTGGCCCTCTTCTGGGCCATCTTCATTCTGGGCTATGTCACCGGCTACTACGTGCACAAGTGCAAATAA